One window of the Vicinamibacterales bacterium genome contains the following:
- a CDS encoding type II secretion system protein: MKLAGQGLPAVSRVRRLGESRGYAMAALLVAMSVMAVLMGAVLPAWTTLATREKEQELIFRGNQYARAIGLFQRKFANTPPPTIDVLVEQRFLRKKYKDPITNDDFQPIYANQAGQAVTAPGGASRPGQTGGTGQPGSARLSTPAQQGLQQGFGSTGATGAGGIIGVTSKSKETSLKLYNGRDKYNEWAFVYLQTAQRPGGPGPGMQQPGAMPGQQSGQQQRPGAFGMPSGSSGRPGPPGGGPPSPFSPFPGGAPQPNRPPVPGPRTPGQ; the protein is encoded by the coding sequence ATGAAGTTAGCGGGTCAAGGCTTGCCCGCCGTGTCGCGGGTGCGACGCCTGGGCGAGTCGCGGGGTTATGCGATGGCCGCTTTGCTCGTCGCCATGAGCGTGATGGCCGTCCTGATGGGCGCGGTGCTGCCCGCCTGGACGACCCTGGCGACGCGCGAAAAGGAGCAGGAACTGATCTTCCGCGGGAACCAGTACGCCCGTGCCATTGGCCTGTTCCAGCGAAAGTTCGCCAATACACCGCCGCCGACGATTGACGTGTTGGTTGAGCAACGGTTTCTCCGCAAGAAATACAAGGATCCGATTACCAACGACGACTTCCAGCCGATCTACGCCAACCAGGCGGGCCAGGCCGTGACCGCGCCCGGGGGCGCCAGCCGGCCAGGCCAGACTGGCGGCACCGGCCAACCGGGCAGTGCCAGACTGAGCACGCCCGCGCAACAAGGGTTGCAGCAGGGCTTCGGCAGCACCGGTGCGACCGGGGCCGGCGGCATCATCGGGGTCACCTCGAAGAGCAAGGAAACCTCCCTGAAGCTCTATAACGGCCGCGACAAGTACAACGAGTGGGCGTTCGTCTACCTTCAGACGGCACAGCGGCCCGGAGGGCCGGGTCCTGGGATGCAGCAGCCCGGGGCGATGCCGGGGCAGCAGTCGGGACAACAGCAGCGCCCGGGCGCGTTCGGCATGCCTTCAGGATCGTCTGGCCGTCCGGGGCCGCCCGGCGGCGGCCCGCCGAGCCCGTTCTCGCCGTTCCCCGGCGGCGCCCCGCAACCTAACCGTCCGCCCGTGCCGGGGCCGCGCACGCCGGGTCAATAG
- a CDS encoding serine hydrolase domain-containing protein: MTAHFPRATAVLDHAIAARVCPGAVVEIGRSDGPLATVVRGSLTYAADSRAVDPLTIYDLASLTKVLASTPLMVAEVKGGRMRLNDRVRHWIPAWTGEDRQRVTIQDLLEHCSGLPGHRRYWDQRHGRASFELAICEEPLDYLPRTQSVYSDPGFMLLGFALEHAAGDPLDRLFDQWRARELGPNLELAFRPEAGWLDRIAPTEDSPQGEERRGEVHDENCAALDGVAGHAGLFGTAAAVGACARWWLACPDLPAFARKSNTPGSSRALGWDTMLHTSSCGTRLSPRAIGHTGFTGTSLWIDPAQDLYVAFLSNRVHPSRDGEGIQEARRALHDAVIEDLSV, encoded by the coding sequence ATGACGGCTCACTTCCCGCGCGCCACCGCCGTGCTCGACCACGCGATCGCGGCGCGGGTGTGTCCGGGCGCGGTGGTCGAGATCGGCCGCTCCGACGGTCCCCTCGCAACCGTGGTCCGCGGCTCGCTGACCTACGCTGCTGATTCACGCGCGGTCGATCCACTCACCATTTACGACCTGGCTTCGCTCACCAAGGTGCTGGCATCGACGCCGCTGATGGTGGCGGAAGTGAAGGGCGGACGCATGCGGCTCAACGATCGCGTGCGGCATTGGATCCCGGCATGGACCGGGGAGGACCGCCAACGGGTCACTATCCAGGATCTGCTCGAACACTGCTCGGGGCTGCCGGGCCACCGGCGCTATTGGGATCAACGCCATGGCCGGGCGTCGTTCGAGCTGGCCATTTGCGAAGAGCCGCTCGACTACCTGCCCCGCACGCAGTCGGTCTACAGCGATCCGGGCTTCATGCTGTTGGGCTTCGCGCTGGAACACGCCGCCGGCGATCCACTCGATCGGCTCTTTGACCAGTGGCGCGCGCGCGAGCTCGGTCCGAATCTCGAGCTGGCGTTTCGACCCGAAGCCGGGTGGCTCGATCGCATCGCGCCGACAGAGGATTCGCCGCAGGGCGAAGAGCGGCGCGGCGAGGTGCACGACGAGAACTGCGCGGCGCTCGACGGTGTCGCCGGCCACGCCGGCCTGTTCGGCACCGCCGCCGCCGTCGGCGCGTGCGCGCGGTGGTGGCTCGCGTGTCCCGACCTGCCGGCGTTCGCGCGCAAGAGCAACACGCCGGGCAGTTCCCGCGCGCTCGGCTGGGACACGATGCTCCACACCTCGTCTTGCGGCACGCGCCTGTCGCCTCGAGCGATCGGCCACACCGGGTTCACCGGCACGTCGTTATGGATCGATCCGGCGCAGGATCTGTATGTGGCGTTTCTCTCGAACCGCGTGCACCCCTCGCGCGACGGCGAAGGGATCCAGGAGGCGCGCCGCGCGCTCCACGACGCGGTGATCGAGGACCTTTCGGTCTAG
- a CDS encoding GspMb/PilO family protein: MKALFAAASDVPLARVLTEHRRVLVPLAVLLAINIGVLVGAVLPLRGSVASGGARAQASTQALAEARAELTAAEATRDGQAQATRDLDRFYREVLPADVSAAQRLTHSRLALLARTHDVVFLQSSTAPEILRDSVLERLSVSYTLTGDWDDVQQFIHAIETMPEFVVIDNVTLSEGGDASAPLALTLDVSTFYRARRDAR; the protein is encoded by the coding sequence ATGAAGGCGCTGTTCGCCGCCGCGAGTGACGTGCCGCTGGCGCGGGTGCTGACCGAGCATCGCCGCGTGCTGGTGCCGCTGGCCGTGCTGCTCGCGATCAACATTGGCGTGCTGGTGGGCGCGGTGCTGCCGCTGCGCGGGTCGGTGGCCAGCGGCGGCGCGCGGGCGCAGGCCTCGACGCAGGCGCTGGCGGAGGCGCGCGCCGAGCTGACGGCGGCCGAGGCGACCCGCGATGGGCAGGCCCAGGCGACGCGTGACCTCGACCGGTTTTATCGCGAGGTGCTGCCGGCCGACGTCAGCGCGGCGCAGCGTCTCACGCATTCGAGGCTGGCGTTGCTGGCGCGGACGCACGACGTGGTGTTCCTGCAAAGTTCGACGGCGCCGGAGATCCTGCGGGACTCCGTGCTGGAGCGGCTGTCGGTCAGCTACACGCTGACCGGCGACTGGGACGACGTGCAGCAGTTCATCCACGCCATCGAGACGATGCCGGAGTTCGTGGTGATCGACAACGTGACGCTGTCGGAGGGCGGGGATGCCAGCGCGCCGCTGGCGCTGACCCTCGATGTGTCCACGTTCTACCGCGCGAGGCGCGATGCTCGCTGA
- a CDS encoding type II secretion system F family protein, whose amino-acid sequence MEYRCRLGTNSGEIIEGVYVAQSEAALRRELEEKGMHVLSLRPRLGIGSLSFTSNRKIHRHEFLVFNQELATLLKAGMPLVQSLDILRTRLTNPLFKSVLDDVHEKVRSGTALSDAFAAHGELFPNVYTASLMAGERAGNLDAVLRRYVAYSKTVDTVRSKTISAMIYPLILIGLAVVLVSIIIVKVVPTFSDFYLSFGADLPLSTRVIVAVSDVIRSQMLLIALVLGGGIAFFWTWVRRPGHTSKIDALLLKLPFVGGSFHKFATSQLARTLATLLGGGIPLVNALEIASRAAGNRHMGEELAIVVTRVREGQGFAATMFERKTVPDVAIKMIEVGESTGALTEMLNSLADFYDEEIDTEVARFVTVIEPAMLIFMGIVIATIVLALYMPLFNLTSVIGNS is encoded by the coding sequence ATGGAATACCGCTGCCGCCTCGGCACCAATTCGGGCGAGATCATCGAGGGCGTCTACGTCGCCCAAAGCGAAGCTGCCCTCAGGCGTGAGCTCGAGGAGAAGGGGATGCACGTCCTGTCGCTGCGCCCCCGGCTCGGCATTGGCAGCCTCTCGTTCACGTCGAACCGCAAAATCCACCGCCACGAGTTCCTGGTCTTCAACCAGGAACTGGCCACGCTGCTGAAGGCGGGCATGCCGCTGGTGCAGTCGCTCGACATCTTGCGCACGCGCCTCACCAATCCGTTGTTCAAGTCGGTGCTGGACGACGTCCACGAGAAGGTCAGGAGCGGCACCGCGCTGTCGGACGCCTTTGCGGCCCATGGCGAGTTGTTCCCCAACGTCTACACCGCGTCGTTGATGGCCGGCGAGCGCGCCGGCAACCTCGATGCGGTCCTGCGCCGCTACGTGGCGTACTCGAAGACGGTAGACACGGTCCGCTCCAAGACCATCTCGGCGATGATCTACCCGCTGATCCTGATCGGGCTGGCCGTGGTGCTGGTGTCGATCATCATCGTGAAGGTGGTGCCGACGTTCTCGGACTTCTACCTCAGCTTTGGCGCCGACCTGCCGCTGTCGACCCGCGTCATTGTCGCGGTGTCGGACGTGATCCGGTCGCAGATGTTGCTGATTGCCCTCGTGCTGGGCGGCGGCATCGCCTTCTTCTGGACCTGGGTGAGGCGGCCGGGACACACCTCGAAGATTGATGCCTTGCTGCTGAAGCTGCCGTTTGTCGGCGGCAGCTTCCACAAGTTCGCGACGTCGCAACTGGCGCGGACGCTGGCGACCCTGCTCGGCGGCGGCATCCCGCTGGTCAACGCGCTCGAGATCGCCTCGCGCGCCGCCGGCAACCGTCACATGGGCGAGGAGCTGGCGATTGTCGTCACCCGCGTCCGCGAGGGCCAGGGGTTCGCGGCGACGATGTTCGAGCGCAAGACGGTGCCGGACGTCGCCATCAAGATGATCGAAGTGGGCGAGTCCACCGGCGCGCTCACCGAAATGCTCAACAGCCTGGCCGACTTCTACGACGAAGAGATCGACACCGAGGTGGCCCGCTTCGTCACGGTGATCGAACCGGCCATGCTGATCTTCATGGGCATCGTGATTGCCACCATCGTGCTGGCGTTATACATGCCGCTGTTCAACCTGACCTCGGTGATCGGGAACAGCTGA
- a CDS encoding sodium:solute symporter, giving the protein MTLSAVDYAVIGVYLLAITAFGSWFARYQKTTRDYFLTDRSVPWWAICFTVVATETSTLTFIGIPAQAYGGNMTFLQLALGYIIGRILVSILFIPAYFRRELFTSYELLQRRFGTKVKTLAAVIFLITRSLADGIRLFTTALVISIVTQVPVTWVVLLLGAAMIVYTMRGGVSAVIWTDVVQMFVYLAGAIAVAVALLNRIDGGWAEVVRVGRETGRFAVIDASFDLSKAYTLWAGLLGGVALTLSTHGTDQYLVQRLLSARSAKEASRGLVLSGFIVFAQFVLFLLIGVMLYAYYLQVPVPQSLSRTDQILPIFVVSELSNGLAGFIVAAIVAAALSPSLNAMAATTISDFYLPYINPSADQATQMRMSKLATVGWGIVQLAVAIGAQFMQRSVLDAGLAVLSFASGSVLGAFLLGTLAPSVSERDTFTGMLAGLAVMTAVWWGTPVAFTWYVLIGAVTTCVVAFAMSRVAPPAASPRA; this is encoded by the coding sequence ATGACGCTTTCCGCGGTTGATTACGCCGTCATCGGCGTTTACCTGCTCGCGATCACGGCCTTCGGGTCCTGGTTCGCGCGCTACCAGAAGACCACCCGCGACTACTTCCTCACCGACCGCAGCGTGCCCTGGTGGGCGATCTGCTTCACGGTGGTCGCCACCGAAACCAGCACGCTGACCTTCATCGGCATTCCGGCGCAAGCCTACGGCGGGAACATGACGTTCCTGCAGCTGGCGCTCGGCTACATCATCGGCCGCATCCTGGTCAGCATCCTCTTCATCCCCGCCTACTTTCGCCGCGAGCTGTTCACGTCGTACGAGCTGCTCCAGCGGCGGTTCGGCACCAAGGTCAAGACGCTGGCGGCGGTGATCTTCCTCATCACCCGATCGCTGGCGGACGGCATTCGCCTGTTCACCACCGCCCTGGTCATCTCCATCGTCACGCAGGTGCCGGTGACCTGGGTCGTGCTCCTGTTGGGCGCGGCCATGATCGTCTACACGATGCGCGGCGGCGTGTCGGCGGTGATCTGGACCGACGTGGTGCAGATGTTCGTCTACCTGGCCGGCGCCATCGCGGTGGCGGTCGCGTTGCTCAACCGCATTGACGGCGGCTGGGCCGAAGTGGTCCGCGTCGGCCGCGAGACCGGCCGCTTCGCCGTGATCGACGCCTCGTTCGATCTGTCGAAGGCCTACACCCTGTGGGCGGGCCTGCTGGGCGGCGTCGCCCTCACCCTCTCGACCCACGGCACAGATCAGTACCTCGTGCAGCGCCTGCTTTCCGCGCGCAGCGCCAAAGAAGCCTCGCGCGGCCTCGTGCTGAGCGGCTTCATCGTCTTTGCCCAGTTCGTGTTGTTCCTGCTGATCGGCGTGATGCTCTACGCGTATTACCTGCAGGTCCCGGTCCCGCAATCGCTTTCGCGCACCGATCAGATCCTGCCGATCTTCGTCGTCAGCGAGCTGTCGAACGGGCTCGCCGGCTTCATCGTCGCCGCCATCGTCGCCGCCGCGCTGTCGCCGTCGCTCAACGCCATGGCGGCGACGACCATCAGCGACTTCTACCTGCCCTACATCAACCCGTCGGCCGACCAGGCCACGCAGATGCGGATGTCGAAGCTGGCCACGGTCGGCTGGGGCATCGTGCAACTGGCGGTGGCCATCGGCGCGCAGTTCATGCAGCGGTCGGTGCTGGACGCCGGCCTCGCGGTGCTGTCGTTCGCATCAGGCTCGGTGCTGGGCGCCTTCCTGCTCGGCACGCTGGCGCCGTCGGTGAGCGAGCGCGACACCTTTACCGGCATGCTCGCCGGGCTGGCGGTGATGACGGCGGTGTGGTGGGGCACGCCGGTGGCGTTCACCTGGTATGTCCTGATCGGGGCGGTCACCACCTGCGTGGTGGCGTTCGCCATGTCGAGGGTGGCGCCGCCGGCCGCGTCGCCGCGCGCCTGA
- a CDS encoding GspE/PulE family protein: MDVTPDDTLDPDALIEEPSAATVSAEERNAEEAAARRLAERYRLEFLSMHEFRIDQELFRSIPADLMLRYGFVPYRRDGRSLVIVVSDPSDLPMIDELGVILGTPVRVMVGARSAIEGMLKKSESSQRVLDEATEEFQIQVLKDDDSGDDNLTVERLTSDSSPIIRLVDSTIYTAIQRRASDIHIETQDDAVYVKYRIDGVLQSAMRPIAKRFHSSILSRIKVMAELDIAEKRVPQDGRFRLRVPGKTIDFRVSVMPSVHGEDAVIRILDKQSMSEQFTELRLDILGFPEEELKRFRKYIREPYGMVLVTGPTGSGKTTTLYAALAEIRTIEDKIITIEDPVEYQLKGITQIPINEKKGLTFARGLRSILRHDPDKVMVGEIRDPETAQIAIQSALTGHLVFTTVHANNVFDVLGRFLNMGVEPYQFISALNCVLAQRLVRKICEACKAPVVIDPALLAESAIDPEVAAKHTFYEGAGCIECSGTGFKGRMAICELLDLTDHIREIILDKRPISEVKRAAKEQGMRLLRESAVERVLNGETTLREINKVTFVE; this comes from the coding sequence GTGGACGTAACCCCGGACGACACGCTCGACCCCGACGCCCTGATCGAGGAGCCGTCGGCCGCGACGGTGTCTGCGGAAGAGCGCAACGCCGAAGAAGCGGCGGCGCGCCGGCTCGCCGAGCGCTATCGGCTGGAATTCCTGAGCATGCACGAGTTCCGGATCGACCAGGAGTTGTTCCGGTCGATTCCCGCGGACCTGATGCTGCGCTACGGTTTCGTGCCCTACCGCCGTGACGGCCGCTCGCTGGTCATCGTCGTCTCGGACCCGAGCGACCTGCCGATGATCGACGAGCTCGGCGTCATCCTCGGCACGCCGGTGCGGGTGATGGTCGGGGCGCGGTCGGCGATCGAGGGCATGCTGAAGAAGAGCGAAAGCTCGCAGCGCGTGCTCGACGAGGCGACCGAGGAATTCCAGATCCAGGTCCTGAAAGACGACGACTCGGGCGACGACAACCTGACCGTCGAGCGGCTGACCAGCGACAGCAGCCCGATCATCCGGCTGGTGGACTCGACCATCTACACCGCCATCCAGCGGCGGGCGAGCGACATCCACATCGAGACGCAGGACGACGCGGTCTACGTGAAGTACCGCATCGACGGCGTGCTGCAGTCGGCGATGCGGCCGATCGCCAAGCGCTTTCACAGCTCGATCCTGTCGCGCATCAAGGTGATGGCGGAGCTCGACATCGCCGAGAAGCGGGTGCCGCAGGACGGCCGCTTCCGCCTGCGCGTGCCCGGCAAGACCATCGACTTCCGGGTCTCGGTGATGCCGAGCGTGCACGGCGAAGACGCGGTCATTCGTATTCTCGACAAGCAGTCGATGAGCGAGCAGTTCACCGAGCTGCGCCTCGACATCCTCGGCTTTCCGGAAGAAGAGCTGAAGCGGTTCCGCAAGTACATCCGCGAGCCGTACGGCATGGTGCTGGTGACCGGACCGACCGGCAGCGGCAAGACCACCACGCTCTACGCCGCGCTCGCGGAAATCCGGACCATCGAAGACAAGATCATCACCATCGAAGACCCGGTCGAGTACCAGTTGAAAGGCATCACGCAGATCCCGATCAACGAGAAGAAAGGCCTGACCTTCGCGCGCGGCCTCCGCTCGATCCTGCGGCACGACCCCGACAAGGTGATGGTCGGCGAAATCCGTGACCCCGAGACCGCGCAGATCGCGATCCAGTCGGCGCTCACCGGCCACCTGGTGTTCACCACCGTCCACGCCAACAACGTGTTCGACGTGCTGGGCCGCTTCCTCAACATGGGCGTCGAGCCCTACCAGTTCATCTCCGCGCTCAACTGCGTGCTGGCGCAGCGGCTGGTCCGCAAGATCTGCGAGGCGTGCAAGGCGCCGGTGGTCATCGACCCGGCGCTGCTGGCGGAATCGGCGATCGACCCCGAGGTGGCGGCGAAGCACACCTTCTACGAGGGCGCCGGCTGCATCGAGTGCAGCGGCACCGGCTTCAAGGGCCGCATGGCGATTTGCGAATTGCTGGACCTGACCGATCACATCCGCGAAATCATTCTCGACAAGCGGCCCATCTCCGAAGTGAAGCGCGCGGCCAAGGAGCAGGGCATGCGCCTGCTGCGCGAGTCGGCCGTTGAGCGCGTGCTCAACGGCGAGACCACGCTCCGCGAGATCAACAAGGTGACGTTCGTCGAATGA
- a CDS encoding type II secretion system protein: MMARGFSFVELLVVMTIVIIMASAVQPLAKVTIQRGREAELRRVLREMRTAIDKFKDAADAGQIPTTELKANSEGYPPDLQTLVDGVSVANDATGRKLKFLRRVPVDPTMRDEEWGLRAYQDKPDSTSWGGQNVYDVYSKNQGTALDGTKYRDWD; this comes from the coding sequence ATGATGGCGCGCGGGTTCTCCTTCGTCGAGCTGCTGGTGGTGATGACCATTGTCATCATCATGGCCTCGGCGGTGCAGCCGCTCGCGAAGGTGACCATCCAGCGCGGGCGCGAGGCCGAACTGCGGCGCGTGTTGCGCGAAATGCGCACGGCGATCGACAAGTTCAAGGACGCCGCCGACGCCGGCCAGATCCCGACCACCGAGCTCAAGGCCAACAGCGAGGGCTATCCGCCGGACCTGCAGACGCTGGTGGACGGCGTCTCGGTGGCCAACGACGCGACCGGACGCAAACTGAAGTTCCTGCGCCGCGTGCCGGTGGACCCGACCATGCGTGACGAGGAGTGGGGCCTGCGGGCCTACCAGGACAAGCCCGACTCGACCAGCTGGGGCGGGCAGAACGTCTACGACGTATATTCCAAGAACCAGGGCACGGCGCTCGACGGCACCAAATACCGCGACTGGGATTGA
- a CDS encoding prepilin-type N-terminal cleavage/methylation domain-containing protein: MKANTPRWRRSRGFTIIELLVVMTILVILASVGMTQYRNSVRRAEEATLKENLFRMRDAIDQFYADKNKYPADLADLVSEGYIREVPTDPLTKSKDTWTTTQAEPDANNPASQVGIYDVKSGSELTALDGTRYADWD; encoded by the coding sequence GTGAAAGCCAATACTCCACGCTGGCGGCGCTCGCGCGGGTTCACGATCATCGAACTGCTGGTGGTGATGACCATTCTCGTGATTCTCGCGAGCGTGGGCATGACGCAGTACCGGAACAGCGTGCGGCGGGCCGAAGAGGCGACGCTGAAAGAGAACCTGTTCCGCATGCGCGACGCCATCGACCAGTTCTACGCCGACAAGAACAAGTACCCCGCGGACCTCGCCGACCTGGTGTCGGAGGGCTACATCCGCGAAGTGCCGACCGACCCGCTGACCAAGTCGAAAGACACCTGGACGACGACGCAGGCCGAGCCGGACGCCAACAACCCGGCGTCGCAGGTGGGCATCTACGACGTGAAGAGCGGCTCGGAACTGACGGCGCTCGACGGCACGCGCTACGCCGATTGGGATTGA
- the pilM gene encoding pilus assembly protein PilM: MSFRALFQTPPPDVAIEIDHAHVGAARLVWRGNQAVVAAHAQEALPPGAVVPALTALNMADVPLVAQAVGRVLAELGNRPSRVALVVPDTVAKVSLLKLEKVPAKSADLHEIVRWQIRKAAPFPIEQAVLSLSPGAVAPDGGREMVVSLARADVIQQYEQACLMAGAHAGLVDIASFSVINAILSGEGAPSGDWLLVHVTDTYLTLAVMRDQSLLFFRHRGEEAEGTLADLIHQTAMYYEDRLHGGGFGRVLIAGGARLPGGAESVRRGLEERLRIGVESVDPRGAATLVDRIGASPELLDVLAPLVGMLRREGRVA, encoded by the coding sequence ATGAGCTTCCGCGCACTCTTTCAAACCCCGCCCCCCGACGTGGCCATCGAGATCGATCACGCGCACGTGGGCGCCGCGCGGCTGGTGTGGCGCGGCAACCAGGCGGTGGTGGCGGCGCACGCGCAGGAGGCGCTGCCGCCCGGCGCGGTGGTGCCGGCGCTGACCGCGCTCAACATGGCCGACGTGCCGCTGGTCGCCCAGGCCGTCGGCCGCGTGCTCGCCGAGCTCGGCAACCGGCCGTCGCGGGTGGCGCTGGTGGTGCCCGACACGGTGGCGAAGGTGTCGCTGCTGAAGCTGGAGAAGGTGCCGGCGAAGTCCGCCGACCTCCACGAGATTGTGCGATGGCAGATCCGCAAGGCGGCGCCCTTCCCGATCGAGCAGGCGGTGCTGAGCTTGTCGCCCGGCGCGGTGGCCCCCGACGGCGGCCGCGAGATGGTGGTGTCGCTGGCGCGGGCGGACGTGATCCAGCAGTACGAGCAGGCGTGCCTGATGGCCGGCGCGCACGCCGGGCTGGTGGACATCGCCTCGTTCAGCGTGATCAACGCGATTCTGTCCGGTGAGGGCGCCCCGTCCGGCGACTGGCTGCTCGTGCACGTCACCGATACCTATCTCACGCTGGCGGTGATGCGCGATCAATCGCTGCTGTTCTTCCGGCATCGCGGCGAGGAAGCCGAAGGCACGCTGGCCGACCTCATTCACCAGACCGCGATGTACTACGAAGACCGCCTGCACGGCGGTGGCTTCGGGCGCGTCCTGATCGCCGGCGGCGCCCGCTTGCCGGGCGGCGCCGAGAGCGTACGCCGGGGGCTCGAGGAACGGCTGCGCATCGGCGTCGAGTCGGTGGACCCGCGCGGCGCCGCCACGCTGGTGGACCGCATTGGCGCGTCGCCCGAGCTGCTCGACGTGCTGGCGCCGCTGGTCGGCATGCTGCGCCGCGAAGGACGGGTGGCGTAG
- a CDS encoding PKD domain-containing protein — protein sequence MTLTVSNTSIPINGTAQVAAAVIESGGTAVHDGTMVTFVGAFGHFTPAEAATVGGVAKTIFTGTGSGTAKIGAFSGAAKATEVEVKVGGAAAERVTVRTEPATIPQTGGTVTVIAAVLDASGSALPNTPISFTVDQGSLSSSSAITDANGDGRVTLTTNRTTKVTANVAGKSGEFTVTALTAPTVVISVCTATQSVGVSVNCTITPTVSTGGSPIQNVTVNWGDSSGEQPIGSVTGATSASHTYTAPGNYTMTAAATDLNSQRGTAAITFVVNRVLPIITLTVPLTGTAGVPVAMSVAPPATPNQPITGVTVSFGDGTTRTFGAITGSTGFTKTYASEGGYTVTATVTDASGQQGQSSAAIVISRGSGPTASLTVPTPLTRNVPATFTVTATPGTGGAPISSVVVTMTDGTILYSGATGSQFVYTFLGSGRTTLTTRVTDTAGNVGQHQVAVDIIP from the coding sequence GTGACGTTGACGGTAAGCAACACTTCTATCCCCATCAATGGTACGGCACAAGTCGCCGCCGCGGTGATCGAGTCCGGTGGCACTGCAGTACATGACGGCACGATGGTCACTTTCGTCGGCGCGTTCGGCCACTTCACTCCGGCTGAGGCGGCGACGGTAGGCGGCGTTGCGAAAACGATATTCACGGGCACCGGATCGGGCACCGCCAAGATCGGCGCGTTTTCGGGGGCCGCGAAAGCGACAGAAGTCGAAGTCAAGGTAGGCGGCGCGGCCGCCGAGCGCGTGACCGTGCGGACAGAACCGGCGACCATTCCTCAAACCGGCGGCACCGTCACCGTGATTGCCGCCGTCCTGGACGCGAGCGGCAGCGCGCTGCCAAACACCCCCATCAGCTTCACGGTCGATCAAGGCTCGCTCAGCTCCAGTTCCGCGATCACGGACGCGAATGGCGATGGCCGCGTCACCCTGACGACGAACCGAACGACGAAGGTGACCGCCAATGTCGCCGGCAAGTCGGGGGAGTTTACCGTCACGGCGCTCACCGCTCCGACGGTTGTGATTTCGGTATGCACCGCCACACAGTCGGTGGGCGTCTCCGTGAACTGCACGATCACCCCAACCGTCAGCACTGGCGGGAGTCCAATCCAGAACGTCACCGTTAATTGGGGGGACAGTTCAGGCGAGCAACCCATCGGCAGCGTTACCGGTGCGACATCGGCATCGCACACCTACACGGCACCGGGCAACTACACGATGACCGCCGCCGCGACCGACCTGAATTCGCAGCGCGGCACCGCCGCGATCACCTTCGTTGTCAATCGCGTCCTGCCAATCATCACCCTGACCGTTCCGCTGACCGGCACGGCGGGGGTTCCCGTCGCGATGTCGGTCGCGCCACCGGCCACTCCCAACCAGCCGATCACTGGCGTGACCGTGAGTTTCGGTGACGGCACGACGCGGACGTTCGGCGCGATTACCGGCTCCACTGGGTTCACGAAGACCTACGCGAGCGAAGGCGGTTACACCGTCACCGCGACAGTCACGGATGCGAGCGGCCAGCAGGGGCAATCCTCGGCAGCCATCGTGATCAGCCGGGGCTCAGGGCCAACAGCGAGCCTGACGGTTCCGACGCCTCTCACGCGGAATGTCCCAGCGACGTTCACGGTGACCGCAACTCCCGGGACGGGCGGAGCGCCGATCTCGAGCGTGGTCGTCACCATGACCGACGGCACGATCCTGTATTCGGGTGCAACCGGAAGCCAGTTTGTTTACACCTTCCTGGGCTCAGGCAGAACGACGCTCACAACGCGGGTCACCGATACGGCTGGCAATGTTGGACAGCATCAAGTTGCGGTGGACATCATTCCGTAG